One Phaseolus vulgaris cultivar G19833 chromosome 11, P. vulgaris v2.0, whole genome shotgun sequence genomic window carries:
- the LOC137829607 gene encoding type I inositol polyphosphate 5-phosphatase 10 isoform X1 — protein MDNEFEDRQEETVSDIIPSNQQRKKQSFLWKVLAMRERNGRTMERGSNYSLDTLSDPSIENRGSEPSMSSTEAVQNLRVFAATWNVGGQCPTMNLDLSDFLQVRNDPDMYVLGFQEIVPLNAGNVLVLEDNEPAAKWLALINQSLNGPSDLAPNGLKQTASFGGPLFFQKPSLKKIKKTFKKLNGKRLKSCNCVLEMERKAAKDFCFRCQESNFNSDDSSTEEEDDNFPIPVSLATTQMKYSLVTCKQMVGIFVSVWMKRELVQYVGHLRICCTSRGIMGCLGNKGCISVSMSFYQTSFCFICSHLASGEKEGDELRRNLDVIEILKNTQFPRICKTPNSRMPDRILDHDRIIWFGDLNYRISLSHDDAKRLVEKRDWPSLFNKDQLKMEREAGRVFKGWKEGKIYFAPTYKYAFNSDTYYVEGVIKVSKHKRRTPAWCDRILWHGRGIHQLSYVRKEFKFSDHRPVCSTFNVEVEVMFRGQKKKVSTYNFQNIDDDLVSTRSSYYS, from the exons ATGGACAACGAATTTGAGGATAGACAAGAAGAAACAGTTTCAGATATCATACCAAGCAATCAGCAGAGGAAAAAGCag TCGTTTCTGTGGAAAGTTTTGGCCATGAGAGAGAGAAACGGAAGGACAATGGAGAGAGGTTCAAATTATTCCCTTG ATACACTTTCTGATCCATCCATTGAAAATCGAGGCTCAGAACCTTCTATGTCTTCTACCGAAGCAGTTCAAAATCTCAG AGTTTTTGCAGCAACATGGAATGTGGGAGGGCAATGCCCCACTATGAACCTTGATCTGAGTGATTTTCTTCAGGTTCGAAATGACCCAGATATGTATGTTTTGGG CTTTCAGGAGATTGTCCCTTTAAATGCTGGAAATGTGCTGGTATTAGAGGATAATGAGCCTGCTGCAAAATGGCTCGCTTTAATCAATCAATCACTCAATGGTCCTTCAGATTTGGCTCCCAACGGACTAAAACAGACTGCATCTTTTGGTGGACCATTGTTCTTCCAAAAGCCTTCTTTGAAGAAGATTAagaaaactttcaaaaaattaaatggAAAGAGGCTAAAAAGTTGTAACTGTGTTCTTGAAATGGAAAGGAAGGCTGCAAAGGATTTCTGTTTTCGCTGTCAAGAATCAAACTTCAATTCAGATGATTCTTCCACCGAAGAAGAGGATGATAATTTCCCAATTCCTGTTTCCTTGGCTACTACTCAGATGAAATACAGCCTTGTTACATGCAAGCAAATGGTTGGAATTTTTGTAAGTGTCTGGATGAAGAGGGAACTTGTTCAGTATGTAGGCCATCTGAGAATATGTTGCACTAGCCGCGGGATCATGGGTTGCCTTGGGAACAAG GGGTGTATATCAGTGAGCATGTCTTTTTATCAGACAAGTTTTTGCTTTATCTGTAGTCATTTGGCATCTGGAGAGAAAGAGGGTGACGAGCTTCGCAGGAATCTTGATGTCATAGAGATTCTGAAGAACACTCAGTTTCCAAGGATTTGCAAGACACCAAATAGTAGGATGCCTGATAGAATCTTAGACCATGA CCGAATCATATGGTTTGGGGACTTGAATTACAGAATTTCTTTGAGCCATGATGATGCAAAAAGGCTTGTGGAAAAGAGGGATTGGCCTTCTCTTTTTAACAAGGATCAG CTTAAAATGGAAAGGGAAGCAGGTCGTGTATTCAAGGGGTGGAAAGAAGGGAAAATCTACTTTGCACCTACATACAAATATGCCTTTAACTCAGACACTTACTATGTTGAAGGTGTAATAAAAGTTTCAAAGCACAAAAGGAGAACCCCAGCTTG GTGCGACAGAATCTTGTGGCATGGAAGGGGAATCCATCAACTTTCATACGTCCGCAAGGAATTTAAGTTCTCAGACCATCGACCTGTTTGTTCAACATTTAATGTAGAAGTTGAGGTTATGTTCAGGGGACAGAAGAAGAAAGTTTCAACTTATAACTTTCAGAACATTGATGATGATCTTGTATCCACAAGAAGTTCATATTATTCTTGA
- the LOC137829607 gene encoding type I inositol polyphosphate 5-phosphatase 10 isoform X2, whose amino-acid sequence MTLWNLWSHVTDYSFLWKVLAMRERNGRTMERGSNYSLDTLSDPSIENRGSEPSMSSTEAVQNLRVFAATWNVGGQCPTMNLDLSDFLQVRNDPDMYVLGFQEIVPLNAGNVLVLEDNEPAAKWLALINQSLNGPSDLAPNGLKQTASFGGPLFFQKPSLKKIKKTFKKLNGKRLKSCNCVLEMERKAAKDFCFRCQESNFNSDDSSTEEEDDNFPIPVSLATTQMKYSLVTCKQMVGIFVSVWMKRELVQYVGHLRICCTSRGIMGCLGNKGCISVSMSFYQTSFCFICSHLASGEKEGDELRRNLDVIEILKNTQFPRICKTPNSRMPDRILDHDRIIWFGDLNYRISLSHDDAKRLVEKRDWPSLFNKDQLKMEREAGRVFKGWKEGKIYFAPTYKYAFNSDTYYVEGVIKVSKHKRRTPAWCDRILWHGRGIHQLSYVRKEFKFSDHRPVCSTFNVEVEVMFRGQKKKVSTYNFQNIDDDLVSTRSSYYS is encoded by the exons ATGACACTCTGGAATCTCTGGAGTCATGTGACTGACTAT TCGTTTCTGTGGAAAGTTTTGGCCATGAGAGAGAGAAACGGAAGGACAATGGAGAGAGGTTCAAATTATTCCCTTG ATACACTTTCTGATCCATCCATTGAAAATCGAGGCTCAGAACCTTCTATGTCTTCTACCGAAGCAGTTCAAAATCTCAG AGTTTTTGCAGCAACATGGAATGTGGGAGGGCAATGCCCCACTATGAACCTTGATCTGAGTGATTTTCTTCAGGTTCGAAATGACCCAGATATGTATGTTTTGGG CTTTCAGGAGATTGTCCCTTTAAATGCTGGAAATGTGCTGGTATTAGAGGATAATGAGCCTGCTGCAAAATGGCTCGCTTTAATCAATCAATCACTCAATGGTCCTTCAGATTTGGCTCCCAACGGACTAAAACAGACTGCATCTTTTGGTGGACCATTGTTCTTCCAAAAGCCTTCTTTGAAGAAGATTAagaaaactttcaaaaaattaaatggAAAGAGGCTAAAAAGTTGTAACTGTGTTCTTGAAATGGAAAGGAAGGCTGCAAAGGATTTCTGTTTTCGCTGTCAAGAATCAAACTTCAATTCAGATGATTCTTCCACCGAAGAAGAGGATGATAATTTCCCAATTCCTGTTTCCTTGGCTACTACTCAGATGAAATACAGCCTTGTTACATGCAAGCAAATGGTTGGAATTTTTGTAAGTGTCTGGATGAAGAGGGAACTTGTTCAGTATGTAGGCCATCTGAGAATATGTTGCACTAGCCGCGGGATCATGGGTTGCCTTGGGAACAAG GGGTGTATATCAGTGAGCATGTCTTTTTATCAGACAAGTTTTTGCTTTATCTGTAGTCATTTGGCATCTGGAGAGAAAGAGGGTGACGAGCTTCGCAGGAATCTTGATGTCATAGAGATTCTGAAGAACACTCAGTTTCCAAGGATTTGCAAGACACCAAATAGTAGGATGCCTGATAGAATCTTAGACCATGA CCGAATCATATGGTTTGGGGACTTGAATTACAGAATTTCTTTGAGCCATGATGATGCAAAAAGGCTTGTGGAAAAGAGGGATTGGCCTTCTCTTTTTAACAAGGATCAG CTTAAAATGGAAAGGGAAGCAGGTCGTGTATTCAAGGGGTGGAAAGAAGGGAAAATCTACTTTGCACCTACATACAAATATGCCTTTAACTCAGACACTTACTATGTTGAAGGTGTAATAAAAGTTTCAAAGCACAAAAGGAGAACCCCAGCTTG GTGCGACAGAATCTTGTGGCATGGAAGGGGAATCCATCAACTTTCATACGTCCGCAAGGAATTTAAGTTCTCAGACCATCGACCTGTTTGTTCAACATTTAATGTAGAAGTTGAGGTTATGTTCAGGGGACAGAAGAAGAAAGTTTCAACTTATAACTTTCAGAACATTGATGATGATCTTGTATCCACAAGAAGTTCATATTATTCTTGA